One window of the Salmo trutta chromosome 35, fSalTru1.1, whole genome shotgun sequence genome contains the following:
- the LOC115174669 gene encoding disheveled-associated activator of morphogenesis 1 isoform X1, translating to MAPRKRGGGGGAGISFIFCCFQSGSDHPEITYQLREDFALQTMEPSLPMPGYDELDGMFSELVDELDLTEKHREAMFNLPAEKKWQIYCSKKKEQEENKGATSWPEYYIDQLNSMAARKTLLALEKEDEEERNKTIESLKTALRTQPMRFVTRFIDLDGLTCILNFLKTMDYETTESQIHTSLIGCIKALMNNSQGRAHVLSHSESINIIAQSLATENVKTKVAVLEIMGAVCLVPGGHRKILEAMLHYQRFACERTRFQTLLNDLDRSTGRYRDEVNLKTAIMSFINAVLSQGAGEASLEFRIHLRYEFLMLGIQPVIDKLRSHDNSTLDRHLDYFEMLRNEDELTMSRRFESVHIDTKSASQVFDLIRKKMNHTDAYPHFISVLHHCLLMPHKRSGNTVQYWLLLDRIVQQMVLQNDKGHDPDVTPLENFNVKNVVRMLVNENEVKQWKEQAEKMRKEHHELQQKFEKKERECDAKTQEKEDMMQTLNKMKEKLEKESTEHKAVKQQVADLSLQLHDLSSRPVASVPGGPPFIPGPPGGPLPPPPPPGGMMLPPPPPPGGMMPPPPPPPPGGPPPPFGRPPMGGIPPPPGAPLGSTLKKKNIPQPSNPLKSFNWAKLAENKLEGTVWTEVDDGKVFKILDLEDIEKTFSAYQRQQDFFMVNNSKQKESEDSDSLSSKKVKELSVIDGRRAQNCNILLLRLKLSNEEMKRAILTMDEQEDLPKDMLEQMLKFIPEKSDVDLLEEHKHELDRMAKADRFLYEMSRINHYQQKLQSLYFKKKFAETIAGVKPKVEALIKASKEVLHSRNLKQLLEVVLAFGNYMNKGQRGNAYGFKVSSLNKIADTKSSIDKNITLLHYLITILEKKYPKVLMFQEDLQSVPEAAKVNMTELEKEINNLRSGLKNVECELEFQKKRPQEVGDKFVSVVSQFITVASFSFSDVEDSLTEAKELFLRAVKHFGEDAGKMQPDEFFGIFDQFLGSFAEARQENENMRRRKDEEERRAKMETQLKEQREKERKARKAKASGEDDGGEFDDLVSALRSGEVFDKDLSKMKRNRKRINSQPDTGRERPVTKLNF from the exons GAACAAGAGGAGAACAAAGGTGCAACCAGCTGGCCAGAGTATTACATTGACCAGCTCAATTCCATGGCTGCC AGGAAGACACTCCTTGCCCTGGagaaggaagatgaggaggagaggaacaaaaCGATAGAGAGCCTGAAGACTGCTTTGCGGACGCAACCCATGAG GTTTGTGACTAGGTTCATTGACCTAGATGGCCTGACCTGTATCCTCAACTTCCTGAAGACCATGGACTATGAGACGACCGAGTCGCAGATCCACACTTCGCTCATCGGCTGCATCAAGGCCCTGATGAACAACTCCCAGGGGCGCGCCCATGTGCTCTCGCACTCGGAAAGCATCAACATCATTGCCCAGAGTTTGGCCACCGAGAACGTCAAGACCAAGGTGGCGGTGCTGGAGATCATGGGCGCTGTGTGCCTTGTGCCTGGCGGGCATCGGAAGATCCTGGAGGCCATGCTGCACTACCAGCGCTTCGCCTGTGAGAGGACACGCTTCCAG ACCCTGCTGAACGATCTGGACCGGAGTACAGGTCGATACCGGGATGAGGTCAACCTGAAGACAGCCATCATGTCCTTTATCAATGCTGTCCTCAGCCAAGGCGCCGGAGAG GCCAGTTTAGAGTTCCGCATCCACCTCCGTTACGAGTTCCTGATGCTAGGAATTCAGCCAGTCATTGACAAACTTCGCTCCCATGACAACTCCACGTTAGACCG GCATTTGGATTACTTTGAAATGCTGCGCAATGAGGACGAGCTAACTATGTCAAGACGTTTTGAGTCG GTGCACATAGACACTAAAAGTGCTTCCCAGGTATTTGACCTCATCCGGAAGAAGATGAACCACACTGACGCATACCCTCACTTTATCTCCGTCCTGCACCACTGTCTCCTCATGCCTC ATAAAAGGAGTGGGAACACAGTGCAGTATTGGCTGCTGCTGGACCGCATCGTCCAGCAGATGGTCCTGCAGAACGACAAGGGCCACGACCCCGACGTCACACCCCTTGAGAACTTCAACGTTAAGAACGTGGTGCGGAT GCTGGTCAATGAAAATGAGGTCAAGCAGTGGAAAGAGCAGGCGGAGAAAATGCGAAAAG AGCACCACGAGCTCCAGCAGAAGTTTGAGAAGAAGGAGCGCGAGTGTGACGCCAAGACCCAGGAGAAGGAGGACATGATGCAGACCCTCAACAAGATGAAGGAGAAGCTAGAGAAGGAGAGCACCGAGCACAAGGCGGTCAAGCAGCAAGTGGCtgatctctctctccagctccacGACCTCAGCTCT AGACCGGTCGCCAGTGTCCCAGGCGGTCCCCCCTTCATCCCTGGCCCCCCTGGTGGGCCTCtcccacccccccctcccccaggagGCATGATGCTCCCTCCCCCACCACCCCCAGGGGGTATGATgccccctccaccacccccacctccagGTGGTCCCCCGCCTCCTTTTGGACGGCCACCCATGGGAGGGATACCTCCTCCCCCTGGGGCACCCCTGGGGTCCACCCTCAAGAAGAAGAACATCCCCCAGCCATCCAACCCACTCAAATCTTTCAACTGGGCCAAGCTGGCTGAG AATAAATTGGAGGGCACTGTATGGACAGAAGTGGACGACGGGAAGGTTTTTAAAATTCTCGACCTGGAGGACATTGAGAAGACCTTCTCGGCCTACCAGAGGCAACAG GACTTCTTTATGGTCAATAACAGCAAACAG aaagagagtgaggatTCGGACTCCTTGAGCTCCAAGAAGGTCAAGGAGCTCTCGGTCATCGATGGCCGTCGAGCCCagaactgtaatatcctcctGTTGCG GCTGAAGCTGTCCAATGAGGAGATGAAGAGGGCTATCTTGACCATGGATGAACAGGAGGACCTCCCCAAGGACATGCTGGAGCAG ATGCTGAAGTTTATTCCAGAAAAGAGTGACGTGGACCTCCTGGAGGAGCACAAGCATGAGCTGGACCGCATGGCCAAGGCTGACCGCTTCCTTTATGAGATGAGCAG GATAAACCACTACCAACAGAAGCTACAGTCGCTGTACTTCAAAAAGAAGTTTGCAGAGACGATTGCAGGGGTCAAACCCAAAGTAGaag CTCTGATCAAGGCCTCCAAAGAGGTGCTGCACAGCCGCAATCTGAAGCAGCTGCTGGAGGTGGTGCTGGCCTTTGGGAACTACATGAACAAAGGCCAGAGGGGCAATGCCTATGGCTTCAAAGTGTCCTCTCTCAACAAGATCGCAGACACAAAGTCGAGCATAGACAA GAACATCACCCTCCTCCACTACCTGATCACCATCCTGGAGAAGAAGTACCCCAAAGTCCTAATGTTCCAGGAGGACCTGCAGAGTGTGCCGGAAGCCGCTAAAGTCAA catgACTGAGCTGGAAAAGGAAATCAATAACTTGCGCAGTGGCTTGAAAAACGTTGAGTGT GAGTTGGAGTTCCAGAAGAAGCGGCCCCAGGAGGTGGGTGATAAGTTTGTGTCAGTGGTGAGCCAGTTCATCACTGTGGCCAGCTTCAGCTTCTCGGATGTGGAGGATTCTCTCACCGAGGCCAAAGagctg TTCCTGAGGGCGGTGAAGCATTTTGGTGAAGATGCCGGGAAGATGCAGCCGGATGAGTTCTTTGGCATCTTCGACCAGTTTCTGGGGTCGTTTGCAGAGGCGCGTCAGGAAAATGAGAATATGCGCCGGCGCAAGGATGAGGAGGAGCGCAGGGCAAAAATGGAAACTCAG ctgaaggagcagagagagaaggagcggaAGGCACGGAAAGCGAAGGCCAGCGGCGAGGACGACGGCGGAGAGTTTGACGACCTGGTGTCGGCACTGCGCTCCGGCGAGGTCTTCGACAAGGACCTGTCCAAGATGAAACGCAACCGCAAGCGCATCAACAGCCAGCCAGATACTGGCAGGGAGCGGCCAGTCACCAAGCTCAACTTCTGA
- the LOC115174669 gene encoding disheveled-associated activator of morphogenesis 1 isoform X2 has translation MAPRKRGGGGGAGISFIFCCFQSGSDHPEITYQLREDFALQTMEPSLPMPGYDELDGMFSELVDELDLTEKHREAMFNLPAEKKWQIYCSKKKEQEENKGATSWPEYYIDQLNSMAARKTLLALEKEDEEERNKTIESLKTALRTQPMRFVTRFIDLDGLTCILNFLKTMDYETTESQIHTSLIGCIKALMNNSQGRAHVLSHSESINIIAQSLATENVKTKVAVLEIMGAVCLVPGGHRKILEAMLHYQRFACERTRFQTLLNDLDRSTGRYRDEVNLKTAIMSFINAVLSQGAGEASLEFRIHLRYEFLMLGIQPVIDKLRSHDNSTLDRHLDYFEMLRNEDELTMSRRFESVHIDTKSASQVFDLIRKKMNHTDAYPHFISVLHHCLLMPHKRSGNTVQYWLLLDRIVQQMVLQNDKGHDPDVTPLENFNVKNVVRMLVNENEVKQWKEQAEKMRKEHHELQQKFEKKERECDAKTQEKEDMMQTLNKMKEKLEKESTEHKAVKQQVADLSLQLHDLSSRPVASVPGGPPFIPGPPGGPLPPPPPPGGMMLPPPPPPGGMMPPPPPPPPGGPPPPFGRPPMGGIPPPPGAPLGSTLKKKNIPQPSNPLKSFNWAKLAENKLEGTVWTEVDDGKVFKILDLEDIEKTFSAYQRQQKESEDSDSLSSKKVKELSVIDGRRAQNCNILLLRLKLSNEEMKRAILTMDEQEDLPKDMLEQMLKFIPEKSDVDLLEEHKHELDRMAKADRFLYEMSRINHYQQKLQSLYFKKKFAETIAGVKPKVEALIKASKEVLHSRNLKQLLEVVLAFGNYMNKGQRGNAYGFKVSSLNKIADTKSSIDKNITLLHYLITILEKKYPKVLMFQEDLQSVPEAAKVNMTELEKEINNLRSGLKNVECELEFQKKRPQEVGDKFVSVVSQFITVASFSFSDVEDSLTEAKELFLRAVKHFGEDAGKMQPDEFFGIFDQFLGSFAEARQENENMRRRKDEEERRAKMETQLKEQREKERKARKAKASGEDDGGEFDDLVSALRSGEVFDKDLSKMKRNRKRINSQPDTGRERPVTKLNF, from the exons GAACAAGAGGAGAACAAAGGTGCAACCAGCTGGCCAGAGTATTACATTGACCAGCTCAATTCCATGGCTGCC AGGAAGACACTCCTTGCCCTGGagaaggaagatgaggaggagaggaacaaaaCGATAGAGAGCCTGAAGACTGCTTTGCGGACGCAACCCATGAG GTTTGTGACTAGGTTCATTGACCTAGATGGCCTGACCTGTATCCTCAACTTCCTGAAGACCATGGACTATGAGACGACCGAGTCGCAGATCCACACTTCGCTCATCGGCTGCATCAAGGCCCTGATGAACAACTCCCAGGGGCGCGCCCATGTGCTCTCGCACTCGGAAAGCATCAACATCATTGCCCAGAGTTTGGCCACCGAGAACGTCAAGACCAAGGTGGCGGTGCTGGAGATCATGGGCGCTGTGTGCCTTGTGCCTGGCGGGCATCGGAAGATCCTGGAGGCCATGCTGCACTACCAGCGCTTCGCCTGTGAGAGGACACGCTTCCAG ACCCTGCTGAACGATCTGGACCGGAGTACAGGTCGATACCGGGATGAGGTCAACCTGAAGACAGCCATCATGTCCTTTATCAATGCTGTCCTCAGCCAAGGCGCCGGAGAG GCCAGTTTAGAGTTCCGCATCCACCTCCGTTACGAGTTCCTGATGCTAGGAATTCAGCCAGTCATTGACAAACTTCGCTCCCATGACAACTCCACGTTAGACCG GCATTTGGATTACTTTGAAATGCTGCGCAATGAGGACGAGCTAACTATGTCAAGACGTTTTGAGTCG GTGCACATAGACACTAAAAGTGCTTCCCAGGTATTTGACCTCATCCGGAAGAAGATGAACCACACTGACGCATACCCTCACTTTATCTCCGTCCTGCACCACTGTCTCCTCATGCCTC ATAAAAGGAGTGGGAACACAGTGCAGTATTGGCTGCTGCTGGACCGCATCGTCCAGCAGATGGTCCTGCAGAACGACAAGGGCCACGACCCCGACGTCACACCCCTTGAGAACTTCAACGTTAAGAACGTGGTGCGGAT GCTGGTCAATGAAAATGAGGTCAAGCAGTGGAAAGAGCAGGCGGAGAAAATGCGAAAAG AGCACCACGAGCTCCAGCAGAAGTTTGAGAAGAAGGAGCGCGAGTGTGACGCCAAGACCCAGGAGAAGGAGGACATGATGCAGACCCTCAACAAGATGAAGGAGAAGCTAGAGAAGGAGAGCACCGAGCACAAGGCGGTCAAGCAGCAAGTGGCtgatctctctctccagctccacGACCTCAGCTCT AGACCGGTCGCCAGTGTCCCAGGCGGTCCCCCCTTCATCCCTGGCCCCCCTGGTGGGCCTCtcccacccccccctcccccaggagGCATGATGCTCCCTCCCCCACCACCCCCAGGGGGTATGATgccccctccaccacccccacctccagGTGGTCCCCCGCCTCCTTTTGGACGGCCACCCATGGGAGGGATACCTCCTCCCCCTGGGGCACCCCTGGGGTCCACCCTCAAGAAGAAGAACATCCCCCAGCCATCCAACCCACTCAAATCTTTCAACTGGGCCAAGCTGGCTGAG AATAAATTGGAGGGCACTGTATGGACAGAAGTGGACGACGGGAAGGTTTTTAAAATTCTCGACCTGGAGGACATTGAGAAGACCTTCTCGGCCTACCAGAGGCAACAG aaagagagtgaggatTCGGACTCCTTGAGCTCCAAGAAGGTCAAGGAGCTCTCGGTCATCGATGGCCGTCGAGCCCagaactgtaatatcctcctGTTGCG GCTGAAGCTGTCCAATGAGGAGATGAAGAGGGCTATCTTGACCATGGATGAACAGGAGGACCTCCCCAAGGACATGCTGGAGCAG ATGCTGAAGTTTATTCCAGAAAAGAGTGACGTGGACCTCCTGGAGGAGCACAAGCATGAGCTGGACCGCATGGCCAAGGCTGACCGCTTCCTTTATGAGATGAGCAG GATAAACCACTACCAACAGAAGCTACAGTCGCTGTACTTCAAAAAGAAGTTTGCAGAGACGATTGCAGGGGTCAAACCCAAAGTAGaag CTCTGATCAAGGCCTCCAAAGAGGTGCTGCACAGCCGCAATCTGAAGCAGCTGCTGGAGGTGGTGCTGGCCTTTGGGAACTACATGAACAAAGGCCAGAGGGGCAATGCCTATGGCTTCAAAGTGTCCTCTCTCAACAAGATCGCAGACACAAAGTCGAGCATAGACAA GAACATCACCCTCCTCCACTACCTGATCACCATCCTGGAGAAGAAGTACCCCAAAGTCCTAATGTTCCAGGAGGACCTGCAGAGTGTGCCGGAAGCCGCTAAAGTCAA catgACTGAGCTGGAAAAGGAAATCAATAACTTGCGCAGTGGCTTGAAAAACGTTGAGTGT GAGTTGGAGTTCCAGAAGAAGCGGCCCCAGGAGGTGGGTGATAAGTTTGTGTCAGTGGTGAGCCAGTTCATCACTGTGGCCAGCTTCAGCTTCTCGGATGTGGAGGATTCTCTCACCGAGGCCAAAGagctg TTCCTGAGGGCGGTGAAGCATTTTGGTGAAGATGCCGGGAAGATGCAGCCGGATGAGTTCTTTGGCATCTTCGACCAGTTTCTGGGGTCGTTTGCAGAGGCGCGTCAGGAAAATGAGAATATGCGCCGGCGCAAGGATGAGGAGGAGCGCAGGGCAAAAATGGAAACTCAG ctgaaggagcagagagagaaggagcggaAGGCACGGAAAGCGAAGGCCAGCGGCGAGGACGACGGCGGAGAGTTTGACGACCTGGTGTCGGCACTGCGCTCCGGCGAGGTCTTCGACAAGGACCTGTCCAAGATGAAACGCAACCGCAAGCGCATCAACAGCCAGCCAGATACTGGCAGGGAGCGGCCAGTCACCAAGCTCAACTTCTGA